The window ATTGCAATTTCACATTGTAAATGCAACTGTTTATGAAATATATTTAAAAGTGTGGGCTGATAATCTGATTCAAAGAAATGATCATAGGTCATATACTGATGAATTGCTACCGTAAGTGGAATATTAAACTTATAGAAACCATATATACCCATCCTAATACAGGTTATGAGAAAAGGGTACGCTCCCAACCGGACGCAATAATCATTTTCGTTTCATCCTTTATATGAGCAAGCTGTCTGATTTGATACATGATTTCGTTAGAGGGTTTTGTCCGGTCCACACATAGAGTAAAACATGGTACCGCTTTGAGTTTAATAGTTTAGGGGTAATACGAAAATCAGAAGATACGTACTATCTTTAATATTATCTATTTTAGAATTCTCAATTCTTTGTATCTTTGAAAAAAGGTCAATAACTAATAATTCAATATTTCTCCCCCTCTATGTTATTGGAAAGTCATGAGTTATCAAAGCCCCTTACTATTTTCTATTGCTTCCTGAATGAGTTGAACACCTTTATTAATTTTATTTTCTGGAATACTGGTTGTATTTAGTTTGATAAAATTATAGTTTTTTTTATATCCGTTTAAGTAATTGCTTTTATAATCATCGACTAAAATATGTCGTTTTGTTAATCCTTCATGCAGTTTGTTCATATTGATTTGTTTCGGTAGTTTGATAACTGTATGCATTTGATGATTATCATTAAATTGGTACTCTGAAAAGTGTATACATAATGCATTTCGAAGCGTATTTGCTTTCTGTTGGTGCCTATATACAATTTTATCTTTATGGTGCGCATATAATCCACTTTCTATAAATGTCTGCATAATTATTTGGCTTAAGGCGTTAGTATGGATATCAATAATTTCTTTAAAGCTATGGAAAACTTCAATCATTTGTTCAGGTAAGACCGCGATTCCCAACCGTTGGCCTGGAAACATAATTTTAGAGAAACTTTTTAAATAGACTACACGCTGGTTTGTATCCATCTCATAAAGCGTTTTGTAACTGCTATTTCCTTCAAAATCTCCTAAATAGTCATCTTCTATGATGTGAAAATCATATTTTGTTGAAAGTTCTAAAATTTTCTTTTTTTCTTGTACACTCATCGTCGTTCCGAGTGGATTATGAAGCCGTGGCATCAGATAAATATACTTAGGGCTATGTTTTTCAATCGCTGTTTCTAATTTTGTTAAATTAATCTGGTTGAAATCACGATGAAAAGCAACATAATTTAAAGGCAACCGTTCAACAAGATTAATCATCTGATGGTAAGTGGGTTGTTCTATGATAATGGAATCTTTATGTGACATCATGATTAAAGAGAGAATATGCAGGGCCTGCTGTGTACCACTTGTAATCATAATTTGTTTTTTTTTCGTGAAAATCTGATCCTCTTCTAATAGTCCTTGAAATAAATATTTCAGTTCTTCATTACCGGTAGTTCGCCCATAGGTAAATAATTCTGTTTTTTCATTTTTGATGGCTGTTTCTAAACATTGAGCATAACTGTCTAAAGGAAA of the Alkalihalobacillus sp. TS-13 genome contains:
- a CDS encoding PLP-dependent aminotransferase family protein translates to MKKHQAVANQILRHIEHGVYEKRLPSVRSLMDVFEASQVTITKALQHLVEMNRIYAKPNVGYFIISRKRNGNAFNGVYDFSTASTSWTDFPLDSYAQCLETAIKNEKTELFTYGRTTGNEELKYLFQGLLEEDQIFTKKKQIMITSGTQQALHILSLIMMSHKDSIIIEQPTYHQMINLVERLPLNYVAFHRDFNQINLTKLETAIEKHSPKYIYLMPRLHNPLGTTMSVQEKKKILELSTKYDFHIIEDDYLGDFEGNSSYKTLYEMDTNQRVVYLKSFSKIMFPGQRLGIAVLPEQMIEVFHSFKEIIDIHTNALSQIIMQTFIESGLYAHHKDKIVYRHQQKANTLRNALCIHFSEYQFNDNHQMHTVIKLPKQINMNKLHEGLTKRHILVDDYKSNYLNGYKKNYNFIKLNTTSIPENKINKGVQLIQEAIENSKGL